The Paenibacillus sp. FSL R7-0345 DNA segment AAAAGGCAGACCAGCATCGTTTTGAAATCTAGACTGACAGCTGTCGCTATGTGGTTCACCTTCCTGCAGGATTATTCCTGAATCCCTATATGTATTTTGCTGCTCTTGCTGTCCTCCTGGCTGTTGTAACGGACGACCCGGTTCCTGCCCTCCCGCTTGGCCTGGTAAAGGGCACGGTCACACAGCTTGAACAGCGTGTTAACCGAGGTACACGGCTCAGGAAGAACGGTTATTACACCGATGCTCACCGTATGTGCGCCAGTGCCTGTGCTCCGGGAGGCTTCTGCCACCGCCACGCGCAGCTGCTCGGCCTTAAGGCTGCTGTCTGCTTCATCCATCCCGTACAGGACGGCGGCAAATTCCTCTCCGCCGACTCTGCCGAACAGAGCCCCGTTGCCAAGATTGTTCTCCACGGTATAGGCGAATTCCTGCAATACCCCGTCCCCCTGATCATGCCCGTAGGTATCATTGATCTTCTTGAAATGATCAAGATCCAGCAGCAGCAGGGAATAGGGCCGGCTCTTTTTTAGAGCAAGCGTAAGCTTCAGCTCTGCCTCCAGCAGGAACGCTCTGCGGCTCAGGATGCCTGTGAGGGAGTCGTAGGTGGCCATTCTTTTCAGCTTTTCGTAGGAGTGCTCATTAGAAAGAAGAATGAAGGCAGCGGTGCCCGTAACCAGCAGAAAAAACATGCCGACATAATATAGATATTGCGGCAGGTTAGCCGATAATACGCCCATCTCGGGCCTGATAAAAAGCGCCGCAAGAAACCGGCCCAGCATGGTAACGGCAATGCCATAAAAAATAAACCCGGTTATCCTGTGCAAGGGAGGCCGCTCTTTGCCCGCAGACAGCCGGACAGCCGGGTAGAGGACATATAGCAGCACAGACATTGAGGCTGAGGCTACCCGCAGATTAGGCTGGTTGAAAAACAGGGCAATCACGCAGAAGCTGGTGACACTTCCTGCTGTAAGCACCGTATAATACAGTCCGGCCATACGCCCGAAAATATCCATCATCATCATCAGAGCCGTGATCTCCAGTCCCCCACCCACCAGAATAAACAGATTGCTCAGCGGAATCATCAGCTTATGCGGCAAATGATCCCACAGGAGAATTGAGCTCCAGAAAAGCACCTGCACCCATTTGCCGGTGATAAACAGGCCTGATGCCATGTCCTTTGGAGCGTCGAAACGGTAAAAGGTAATCAGAAGCCCTGTAATTAAATTCCCAAGGAGGAACAGGTACAACAAGGTTTTGATATCCAGCTGAAAATCCATAATTACACCACCAAATGTCCGGGAATCAGTAACGTTATCAGCAAACTTTAATCTGTCAGAGTTATTATCGGCAGACACCTTCCAAGAATTGACCTGCAGCAAATAAACCCCAAAAAAGCATTATAAAAAAGCGCATTCCCTCTGAATACTCAGAGAGAATACGCTTTGAACAACGGGTACCGCCCGTGACGGTACAGCTCCGCTGGTTTATTCCTTACTTTTCAAGTTCCCGCAGGCCTTCGGCCAGCGTGTAGCCTACCTTCCAGATATCGCCTGCACCCATAGTAAGTACGAGGTCGCCGGGAGCGATACGGCCCTGCAGATCGGCAATCACCGCTTCTTTGGTCGGCAGATGCCTAGCACTCTTATTGCTGTTCTGCACGATCAGCTCTACGAGCCTCGCGGAGGTTACGCCCTCAATCTGCTTCTCACCGGCCGGTGAGTAGATGTCGGTAATAATAACCTCGTCCGCTTCACTGAAGGCACGGCTGAATGCATCCAGCAGGAAGAAGGTACGGGTATAGCGCTGCGGCTGGAAGACGGCGATAATCTTTTTGCCGGTCGCCTTGGCTGCACTGATTGTAGCCTGAATCTCTGTAGGATGATGGGCATAATCGTCAATGACGAGAATGTCATTCACCTCGCCCAGCACCTGGAAACGGCGCTTCGCGCCATGGAACTTCACAATAGCACCAGCAATAGCTTCAAAAGCAACGCCTGATTTCAGGCAGGCGATTACCGCAGCCATCGAGTTATAAAGATTGTATTTGCCCGGGATGGACAGCTCAATCTTGCCCAGCACCTGTCCCTGATGATTCATTGTATAAGAAACCTGTCTGTCTCCCAGCATGATATCAGTAGCAGTGTAGTCCGCATCCGGAGAGTCAATACCGTAAGTGATAATATTGCCCTTCACCTCAGACAAAAGAGAGCTGGCTGTCTCATCATCAGCACATACAATCGCCGTGCCGTCATCACGCAGCTGATTCATAAACTGCACGTAAGCGGCCTTCAGCTTGCCGAAATCTCCGCCGTAATTCTCCAGATGATCCGCTTCAATATTGGTGACAATCGCCAGCCAAGGGTGGTACTGGAGGAAGGAGCCGTCGCTCTCGTCTGCTTCCGCTACAACGTATTCTCCTTGTCCTGCCTTGGCATTCGTGCCGACATTCATAATCTCCCCGCCGATAATATACGTCGGGTCTACCCCGCAGTCCTCCATGATCAGGGCGATCATCGAGGAGGTAGTGGTTTTGCCGTGCGCCCCTGCAACGGCAACGCCCTTGCGTTCATTCAGCAGCCGTGCCAGCATCTGGGAACGGTGCAGCACCGGGATGTTCAGGCGCTCAGCCTCCACCCACTCCACATTGTCGCTTGCCAGCGCAGTTGAATAGACAACAAGATCAGCACCTTTAACCTGTTCGGCCGTATGTCCGATATAGACCTTGGCGCCTTTGGCAATCAGTTTCTCGGTCAATTCCTGGGCAGCCACATCGGAGCCCGTAACCGTGTATCCCATTTCCAGCATTACCCGGGCAATCGCGCTCATACCGTAGCCGCCGATCCCTATAAAATGCACACGTTCAGTAGTATCCAACAGTTCGTCACCAGCCTTTTTCAGAATCGGGTTGCTGCAAAAGCGTACTGCGTACATCGGAAATCAGATACAGTGTGCCGGACACGACCGCAAGATCCTTCTCCGACGTGATCGACTGCAGCAGCTGCAGCGCTTTGCCCCAATTACGTTCTACTATGATTTCCAAATGATCCTTGGCATATTTCTCCCGCAGACTTTCTGCGATAGCCTGCAGTTCTTCCGCGTCCATTTTCTTCCGGAAATCCGGTTCGGTCAGGATGAGCGTATCCACTATAGGCAGTATATGCTTGAAGTATGACTCATGATGCTTATTAGCCAGCATCCCCATGAGTAAATTTAATTTACCGTACTTGTAAAACTGCGGCAGGCTTCTGGCCAGGCTCTCTGCGCCTTCGGGATTATGCGCGCCGTCGAGTACGATCCGCGGATGCTGGCTGACCTCCTCCAGACGTCCGGCCCAAAAAGTATCCTTGAAGCCTTGCAGCACATCCTCATCGTCCAGCATGAAGGCCATATACTGGCGCAGTACCTCCAGCGCCATCATTGCTACGGCTGCATTACTCAGCTGATGCTCGCCTTTCATGGCGATACCCACCTGAAGATCACGGAACGGCCCCTTGAAGTTAAAACTCTGCACACCTTCTTCGATGCCGGCAAGCTCATAGCTGAAATCTTCACCGGCCAGATAGAGCTTGGTGCGGCAGGCTTCCGCCCGTTCCTTCAGGACAGCGATCACTTCCGGCTGGCTGACACAGCTGACCACAGGAACACCGGGCTTGATAATCCCGGCCTTCTCAAAGGCAATCTTCTCCAGCGTATCGCCCAGCACATCGGTATGGTCATGGCCGACATTGGTAATTACGGACACCACTGGCAGCACGATGTTCGTTACATCCAGCCTTCCCCCAAGCCCTGTCTCCCATACGACTACATCAGGGAAACAGCATTCGGCATAATAGAGGATGGCCAGCGCTGTCGCGACCTCGAACATCGTCGGTGAACCAAGCTCGCCGGCGGCGATTTCTTCCACCAGGGGACGCAGCCTCGCAGCAAGCGCAGTGAGTGTGTCTTCAGGAATATCCGTACCGTTATATTGAAAACGGTTGGTGAATTTGGTGATGTAGGGGGAAGTAAACGTCCCTACACTGTAGCCGCTCTTCAGCAGCACGCTTGTCAAAAAAGCGCAGGTCGAGCCTTTGCCGTTCGTCCCCGCCACATGGATGAATTTCAGCCTGCGGTGCGGATTGCCGAGCTTCTCCATGAGGAGCTCAATCCGCTCCAGGCCGGGACGGATACCGAAGGGAATCAGCCCGTTGATCCAGTCCACTGCTTCTGTATAAGAACCCAAAGGAGCGGCGTTACCGCTCCCGATCATCTCTTCCATATCCCTTATCCTCTCAGCTCTGCGATGCGGGCCAGCACTGTCTCGCGTTTGGCGGAATAATCCGCCTGCTTCGCCCGTTCCTCTTCGATGACTTTAGCCGGAGCCTTGGCAACAAAGCCCTGATTGCCAAGCTTTTTCTCTACGCGTTCCACTTCACTGTTCAGCGTCTGCACTTCTTTTTCGAGACGGATAATTTCCTGCTCAATATCGATCAGCCCCGACAGCGGCAGCAGCAGCTCTGCTCCGGTAACGACTGCGGACATTACTTTATCCGGCGTCTGCGGATCAAGTCCGGCTTCGAACGACGACGTGTTGCAGAAGCGTCCGATGTAATTGTCGTTGCGGCTGATAATGCTGAGTGTCTCTGCACTGCCAGCCTTGATGATCAGCTCTACCTTTTTGCTCATCGGCACATTAACCTCTGCACGGATGTTGCGTACCGCACGGATAACGTCCATCAGCAGGTTCATTTCAGCCACAGCCTCAGGACTCTCAAGCGCTGCATCGTACTTAGGCCATTCTGCCAAAGTAATCGTTGCACCCTCATGCGGCAGATGCTGCCAGATCTCCTCGGTAATGAACGGCATGAACGGATGAATCAGGCGCAGCGTGCGGTCGAGCACGTAGGCGAGCACGGATTGGGTTTTGGCTTTGGCAGCCGCATCGCTGCCGTACAGCGACAGCTTCGCGAACTCGATATACCAGTCGCACAGGTCATCCCAGATGAAGTTGTACAGCAGACGGCCGGTCTCGCCGTACTCGTACGAGTCAATTAGACGCGTAATATCGCGGGAAGTTTCGTTCAGGCGGTGCAAAATCCAGCGGTCAGCCGTTGTAAGCTCACCTGTAATGTCAATATCTGCAAAGTTTACACCCTCCAGATTCATTAGCGCAAAGCGCGATGCGTTCCAGATCTTGTTGGCAAAATTGCGCGCCTGCTCTACCTTTTCCATCCGGAAACGCAGATCCTGCCCGGCAGTAATACCGGTAGAAATCATATAGCGCATAGCGTCCGCTCCGTACTGCTCAATAACATCCAGCGGATCGATCCCGTTGCCAAGCGATTTGGACATTTTGCGGCCGTCGGCATCGCGTACCAGGCCGTGCATGAATACATCGGCGAACGGCTTCTGGCCGGTAAATTCAAAGGCGGAGAAGATCATGCGCGCTACCCAGAAGTAGATGATGTCGTATCCGGTAACGAGCACGTTGTTCGGATAGTAACGCTGGTAGTCGCTGCTGCTCTCGTCAGGCCAGCCCAGTGTGGCGAACGGCCAGAGGTTTGAGCTGAACCAGGTGTCCAGCACATCCTCATCCTGCTTCAGATCATCAAGTCCGCTTATTTCGCGTGCTTCTTCTTCACTATAGGCTACAAATACTTCACCTGTGGACTCCGAGTACCAGGCCGGAATGCGGTGTCCCCACCATAGCTGGCGGGAGATACACCAGTCGCGTACATTTTCGATCCAGTTCAGGTAGGTCTTCTCGAAGCGCTCAGGTACAAAGTTAACGCCGTTGCCCTCCTTCTGCGCATTGATGGCCACTTCAGCCAGCGGCTGCATCTTTACGAACCATTGGGTGGACAGATAAGGCTCAACTACAGCGCCGGAGCGCTCGCTGTGTCCTACCTGGTGTACGTGATCCTCGATGGAGATCAGAACGCCCTGCTCCTTCAGATCAGCAACGATATTCTTGCGGCATTCACTGCGGTCCTGACCGTTGTAAGGTCCGGCTTCCTCATTCATTACGCCGCCCTCATCCATCACATTGATCTGCGGCAGATTGTGGCGCTGGCCTACCTCAAAGTCATTCGGGTCATGGGCCGGCGTAATCTTCACAGCGCCGCTGCCGAAATCCTTATCTACATAATCATCGGCGATGATCGGAATTTCACGGCCTACAATCGGCAGGATCAGCGTTTTGCCGATCAGATCCTTGTAGCGCTCATCCTTCGGATGTACGGCTACTGCTGTATCGCCAAGCATCGTCTCCGGACGTGTAGTGGCTACAGTGATGTGACCGCTGCCGTCCTTAAGCGGATAACGAAGATGGTACAGGTGGCCGTTCACCTCTTTGTATTCAACCTCAATATCGGACAGGGCTGTACGTGCAGCCGGGTCCCAGTTGATGATGCGTTTGCCGCGGTAGATCAGGCCTTTGCGGTACAGCTCTACGAATACCTGGCGTACCCCTTTAGTCAAGCCTTCATCCAGCGTGAAGCGTTCGCGGGAATAGTCAAGGGACAAGCCCATCTTTGCCCATTGCTCGTGAATCGTTTCGGCATACTGATCCTTCCAGGCCCATACCTGCTCAAGGAACTTCTCACGTCCGAGATCATGGCGGGAAATGCCCTGCTGGCGCAGCTTCTGCTCCACCTTAGTCTGGGTAGCAATACCCGCATGGTCGGTTCCCGGCAGCCAAAGGGTGTCGAAGCCCTGCATCCGCTTCGTGCGGATCAGAATATCCTGCAGGGTGAAGTCGAGCGCGTGCCCGATATGCAGCATCCCCGTTACGTTCGGCGGCGGGATTACGATGCTGTAAGGCTCTGCGTCCGGCCGCTGGCCGGCCTTGAAGAATTCATTCTCCATCCAGTAGGTATACCACTTGTGCTCTGCCGCTTTCGGGTCGTACGTAGTCGGCATGTCGTTCCTGGTGCTATTGTCAGCTGCAGCCTGCGCTGCCGCTTCCTGCGTCTCCGGCAGCATCTCTGCCGCTTTGCCTTGATCAGCCATGTTCTGAACCTCCATTAAATTTCTTATCTTCTCTTCTGAAAATACAAAAAGGCCTTTCGTCTCAAAGGACGAAAGGCCATTCTTTCGCGGTACCACCTTTGTTTCGCGCCAATAAAAAATAAACCTGTGCCCCGGCAGCTGATGCTCCCGAAGCTTAGCGCGACACTCATGCAGATAACGGCTGCGTCCGGCCACATCCTACACTGATCAGCCTGTTACAGGCAGGATCATTCGAAAGGGCGACTCCGGGGCGACTTCGGTGGCAAACATCCTGCGGAAATTCACAGCACTTACAATTCCGCTCTCTGAAGGGCTGACGACCTACTCTTCCCGTTCCCAGTCTTTAGCTAAGTTTTACTTATTCCCATAATACATTTAGTACTATTCCTAGTCAACCAGCATACACACAAACAGCGGGACTTATACTCGCGGATTTGTCATTTGCCGCTAAGCTAAAAAAAGCCCTCCCGTTTATGCATCCCTGCTCTCCTGCTCTCCTGCTCCCTTGCCAGCTAATACTTCAACAAACAGCTCACGTTCACGCCCGCTCTCTAACGGACTCAGATGCGCTTACTTCCGGATAATTTCCATTTCCGGCATGCTAACGGACACCAGCGGCCTTATGTGCAGATATATGGAGCAATAAGGGCTGTTTGGAGGGTAATAAGTGCAATACGTTCCGTTAGCCGGACAAAATGCTATTTTTCTGCAAAATAAGATCACTCAGGTCCGTTAGCGGCTGAAAGCGATTGAGCTGCCGGCTCACCACTCCCGTTCTCTCCCCAACAAAAAACAGAGCAACGCTCCCTGCAAGCAGGAGACCGCTACTCTGTCCTGTTCCACAACATTAACCTAAGGGATATATAAAACCTGCCCCTCTTCCACGTTCTGGCCGGCCAGCCGGTTATACATGACCAGCTCCCTGGCGCTGAGCTGATACTTCTCGGCAATGGTGTCCAGCGTATCTTCGCGCTGTACAATGCACATCCGGACCTTGCGGAACAGCTCCGCACCGCCGGTCCTGCTGATGAAGCGGCTCTTCCAGTCGCTGTCGCCCGCCGCCGCTTCCTGAACCGCCGGCTGCGGAGCCGCCGCAGCTGTTACTGCGTCCTCCTGCTCCTTATTGGCACGGCTTGAGCTGAGCAGGGAGGAGAAGGTGAGATGCTCCTTCGCCTGGCTTCCCTCTTCCTTCTTACTGCCGAATGCGACCTTCAGATCCCCCTTCTCCTCCTGGGCAGGCAGGGCCTCAGGGGATTGCAGCGGCTCATTCTCCTTGGTTTCTTCTGCTTCCGGCAGTGCCGCCTCAGCCTGAACCTCCGGTGGAGTGTACTCCGGCTCAACTGCGGCAACCGGCTCCTCCTGTCTCTCAGCATAGAGCTGTCCAGAGGCGATGTCCGGAAAATCAAATGGCTGCGCAGCTGCCGGAACGAACTCCTCTGCAGCATCACCGGCCTCAGCCCGCGTAATCTCTGCCGCCGCAGAAGAAGCAGGCTTCACTGCCGTCTCCTTCTCGCGTGCGCCGAAAAAGTACCCGGATACCGGCTCCGCCGGTGCCTTTCCCTTTTGCCAGGCGTCCGCAGCTGCAGCCGCCCCGCCGGTGAGGTCCGCCTGCGCCTCTAGGCTATGCGTGCGCAGCTTCGCTTCTTTATCCTTCTGCGGCTGGGCAGCAGGCCCGGCCGCCTGTGTATAGACAGATTCCTGCACTACCAGCGGATGCACCGCCGCCGCATCCGGTACAAAAGCTGCATACCCCTGCTGATCCGCAAGCGCATCCGCAGGAATTTCTGCTGTACCCTCGCCGTAGGTCCACAGCGAGTTTTCGTACAGGGCGTCGTTCTCATGCTCCCGTCCCTCGGCCGGGACAGCGCTGCCCCGGTCCGCTTCTTCGGGAGAATAGGCTACTGTGTATTCTTCCTGCTGCCAGGCTGCCCCCGGGTCACTCCCGCCGATCCCCCGCAGGGAAAGTACGCCGGTTATGTTGACTGTACGCATCGTAAGCAGGTCGATATCGAAATTTTCGATTTCCACCCCTATGTCATCAAGTGAGCTGACCCGGGTCAGCGGGACTGTAATTTCAACAGGAATCGCATGCTCCAGGCGCTCCGTCCGGTCATTTTCTCCCCGGTAAAGTCCGGTGAGCAGCAGCTGGCCGTAGAGCTCCGCCCGGTCTTCCCGCTGAATCACCTGAATTTCCGGAATGAGCTCCACCTCTTCCAGCTCAGCGATTCCCGGAAGTTCTGCAGGCAGGTGAATGCGTTCATAAATATCAAACCGCAAGCCATGGGACTGGTCAAACACGGGAAATTTCCTCCTTCTTGGCATAATCTAACCCTGAGACAAGCCCAGAGCATAAGCCCAAAATGTTACTCCACTCATGTATATGCTCCAATCAGGAAGGCATGACTAATTTGGACATATCCGTATCTGCCCGGCATTTACCTGCTTTATCCGGGCAGAATGTTAGCATCCGGCACCTGATAATCTGCCGGAAGTCCGCTGCGCAGCACAGGCCCCAGCGGATTGCCGGGGCTGATGACGTTCAGCAGATCGGCCGGATGAAAAGCGTCCGGTATGCGCCGGACTGGCTGCCGGTCGCCGCGGCTCATCTGCATGTGCTGCGGCCAATTATGCATCGCTAACGCTCTGCGGTAAACCCCCAGCGTCCCTTCCACCATGGTATCCAGTGAGCGGTTTGCCATGGCCCACTGCCGGGCTGCAGAGCCGGTTCCGGCCCGCAGGCCATCATCGCGGAGCAGCAGCTCCAGCTGGTCTGCCAGCGCTGCAGGATGTTCTGCCGGCACGATCCAGCCTGTCACCCCGTGCCGGACCATTTCCGGCATCCCGGTCGTGCCGGCTACAACCGGAGCGATGCCGGCAAGCTGTGCTTCCGTCACCGAAAAAGGCTGGGTATCCTGCAGGCTCGGCTGAACATATACATCAGCGGCGGTCAGCGCCGAGGGGATATTGTCTATTTTTCCGGTAAACAGAATGTCATCCTGAATGCCCAGCGCCTGTGCCTGCACCTTTAGCTCCTCCATCAGACTCCCGCTGCCGGCGATGACACAGGTCCAGTCCCCGCGCCGCTGATGCAGCAGGCCAAGCGCACTGATCAAAACGTGAACCCCCTTAATATATTCGAGCCGCCCGGCGTACATGATGAGCTTTTTACCGGGCTGACGCTTCAGCGTAGAAGGCACCTGAGCCTTAGCTTCATACTCCTTTAAATTGACCCCGTAGGGCAGAATATGAATCCGCTCTGCAGGAGCGCCATGTCCGCCCACAACCTGTCCAATCCACTGTGAAGATACCAGAATCAGATCAGCCGCATTTACGGCGAGCTGCTCCATCCTCCGGAAATAGCGCCAGATCGGCCGGCTCTCGTACTCCGCCTGTGTCAGCCCCGGCTCAAGCCCCCTGTATTCATAATAGGACTCGCGGGCGAGCG contains these protein-coding regions:
- a CDS encoding GGDEF domain-containing protein, coding for MDFQLDIKTLLYLFLLGNLITGLLITFYRFDAPKDMASGLFITGKWVQVLFWSSILLWDHLPHKLMIPLSNLFILVGGGLEITALMMMMDIFGRMAGLYYTVLTAGSVTSFCVIALFFNQPNLRVASASMSVLLYVLYPAVRLSAGKERPPLHRITGFIFYGIAVTMLGRFLAALFIRPEMGVLSANLPQYLYYVGMFFLLVTGTAAFILLSNEHSYEKLKRMATYDSLTGILSRRAFLLEAELKLTLALKKSRPYSLLLLDLDHFKKINDTYGHDQGDGVLQEFAYTVENNLGNGALFGRVGGEEFAAVLYGMDEADSSLKAEQLRVAVAEASRSTGTGAHTVSIGVITVLPEPCTSVNTLFKLCDRALYQAKREGRNRVVRYNSQEDSKSSKIHIGIQE
- the murC gene encoding UDP-N-acetylmuramate--L-alanine ligase, yielding MDTTERVHFIGIGGYGMSAIARVMLEMGYTVTGSDVAAQELTEKLIAKGAKVYIGHTAEQVKGADLVVYSTALASDNVEWVEAERLNIPVLHRSQMLARLLNERKGVAVAGAHGKTTTSSMIALIMEDCGVDPTYIIGGEIMNVGTNAKAGQGEYVVAEADESDGSFLQYHPWLAIVTNIEADHLENYGGDFGKLKAAYVQFMNQLRDDGTAIVCADDETASSLLSEVKGNIITYGIDSPDADYTATDIMLGDRQVSYTMNHQGQVLGKIELSIPGKYNLYNSMAAVIACLKSGVAFEAIAGAIVKFHGAKRRFQVLGEVNDILVIDDYAHHPTEIQATISAAKATGKKIIAVFQPQRYTRTFFLLDAFSRAFSEADEVIITDIYSPAGEKQIEGVTSARLVELIVQNSNKSARHLPTKEAVIADLQGRIAPGDLVLTMGAGDIWKVGYTLAEGLRELEK
- a CDS encoding folylpolyglutamate synthase/dihydrofolate synthase family protein — protein: MEEMIGSGNAAPLGSYTEAVDWINGLIPFGIRPGLERIELLMEKLGNPHRRLKFIHVAGTNGKGSTCAFLTSVLLKSGYSVGTFTSPYITKFTNRFQYNGTDIPEDTLTALAARLRPLVEEIAAGELGSPTMFEVATALAILYYAECCFPDVVVWETGLGGRLDVTNIVLPVVSVITNVGHDHTDVLGDTLEKIAFEKAGIIKPGVPVVSCVSQPEVIAVLKERAEACRTKLYLAGEDFSYELAGIEEGVQSFNFKGPFRDLQVGIAMKGEHQLSNAAVAMMALEVLRQYMAFMLDDEDVLQGFKDTFWAGRLEEVSQHPRIVLDGAHNPEGAESLARSLPQFYKYGKLNLLMGMLANKHHESYFKHILPIVDTLILTEPDFRKKMDAEELQAIAESLREKYAKDHLEIIVERNWGKALQLLQSITSEKDLAVVSGTLYLISDVRSTLLQQPDSEKGW
- a CDS encoding valine--tRNA ligase, which codes for MPTTYDPKAAEHKWYTYWMENEFFKAGQRPDAEPYSIVIPPPNVTGMLHIGHALDFTLQDILIRTKRMQGFDTLWLPGTDHAGIATQTKVEQKLRQQGISRHDLGREKFLEQVWAWKDQYAETIHEQWAKMGLSLDYSRERFTLDEGLTKGVRQVFVELYRKGLIYRGKRIINWDPAARTALSDIEVEYKEVNGHLYHLRYPLKDGSGHITVATTRPETMLGDTAVAVHPKDERYKDLIGKTLILPIVGREIPIIADDYVDKDFGSGAVKITPAHDPNDFEVGQRHNLPQINVMDEGGVMNEEAGPYNGQDRSECRKNIVADLKEQGVLISIEDHVHQVGHSERSGAVVEPYLSTQWFVKMQPLAEVAINAQKEGNGVNFVPERFEKTYLNWIENVRDWCISRQLWWGHRIPAWYSESTGEVFVAYSEEEAREISGLDDLKQDEDVLDTWFSSNLWPFATLGWPDESSSDYQRYYPNNVLVTGYDIIYFWVARMIFSAFEFTGQKPFADVFMHGLVRDADGRKMSKSLGNGIDPLDVIEQYGADAMRYMISTGITAGQDLRFRMEKVEQARNFANKIWNASRFALMNLEGVNFADIDITGELTTADRWILHRLNETSRDITRLIDSYEYGETGRLLYNFIWDDLCDWYIEFAKLSLYGSDAAAKAKTQSVLAYVLDRTLRLIHPFMPFITEEIWQHLPHEGATITLAEWPKYDAALESPEAVAEMNLLMDVIRAVRNIRAEVNVPMSKKVELIIKAGSAETLSIISRNDNYIGRFCNTSSFEAGLDPQTPDKVMSAVVTGAELLLPLSGLIDIEQEIIRLEKEVQTLNSEVERVEKKLGNQGFVAKAPAKVIEEERAKQADYSAKRETVLARIAELRG
- a CDS encoding LysM peptidoglycan-binding domain-containing protein — encoded protein: MFDQSHGLRFDIYERIHLPAELPGIAELEEVELIPEIQVIQREDRAELYGQLLLTGLYRGENDRTERLEHAIPVEITVPLTRVSSLDDIGVEIENFDIDLLTMRTVNITGVLSLRGIGGSDPGAAWQQEEYTVAYSPEEADRGSAVPAEGREHENDALYENSLWTYGEGTAEIPADALADQQGYAAFVPDAAAVHPLVVQESVYTQAAGPAAQPQKDKEAKLRTHSLEAQADLTGGAAAAADAWQKGKAPAEPVSGYFFGAREKETAVKPASSAAAEITRAEAGDAAEEFVPAAAQPFDFPDIASGQLYAERQEEPVAAVEPEYTPPEVQAEAALPEAEETKENEPLQSPEALPAQEEKGDLKVAFGSKKEEGSQAKEHLTFSSLLSSSRANKEQEDAVTAAAAPQPAVQEAAAGDSDWKSRFISRTGGAELFRKVRMCIVQREDTLDTIAEKYQLSARELVMYNRLAGQNVEEGQVLYIP
- a CDS encoding glycosyltransferase family 4 protein, which encodes MKILLVTYWGLTNMGGIWTYMKQLSDKLAEQGHEVTLMGSHVDSNTLYLLDRNVCFDKKAYYSALLPYLDPLRFPHLHQEHGIFSFELGRYVFEGGAAALGLEQYDVIHAQDPISAYALRRVMKKAVPLVASMHGALARESYYEYRGLEPGLTQAEYESRPIWRYFRRMEQLAVNAADLILVSSQWIGQVVGGHGAPAERIHILPYGVNLKEYEAKAQVPSTLKRQPGKKLIMYAGRLEYIKGVHVLISALGLLHQRRGDWTCVIAGSGSLMEELKVQAQALGIQDDILFTGKIDNIPSALTAADVYVQPSLQDTQPFSVTEAQLAGIAPVVAGTTGMPEMVRHGVTGWIVPAEHPAALADQLELLLRDDGLRAGTGSAARQWAMANRSLDTMVEGTLGVYRRALAMHNWPQHMQMSRGDRQPVRRIPDAFHPADLLNVISPGNPLGPVLRSGLPADYQVPDANILPG